The DNA segment CAGATCCACGCCGCGCCCTTCCGCCGCCGCCCGGCCGAGGGCGAGGGCGGTGCCGCTGGGGGCGTCCACCTTGTGGCGGTGGTGCATCTCCACGATCTCGATATCCCAGTCGGACGCCTCCAACGCCGCCGACACCCGCTTGACGAGGCCCAGCAGCAGGTTGACGCCCAGGCTCATATTCGCGGCCTGGACCACAGGCACCTTCGTCCCGGCATCGCGAAGCACATCCATCTGCGGTGCGCTGAGCCCGGTGGTGCCGACCACCAGCGCCGCCCCGTGGCGGGCCGCCAGCCCGGCATGGCCCACGGTGGCGGTGGGGGTGGTGAAATCGATCACCACGTCGCTGGCGCCGAACAGCATGTCGGGATTGTCGCCCACGGTGACGCCGATCGGGTCCAGCCCGGCCAAGGTGCCCAGATCGGTGCCGATCTCATATCCGCCGGGCCGGTCGGTGCCGCCCGACAGCTCCGCCATGGGCAGGACAGCCACTTCCCGCAGCAGCATCCGCCCCATCCGCCCGGCACAGCCAACGATCCCGATCCGCATGGCGCCCCTCTCCAGACCTGTCATGCGCGCTCCCTTAGCAT comes from the Indioceanicola profundi genome and includes:
- the dapB gene encoding 4-hydroxy-tetrahydrodipicolinate reductase, yielding MRIGIVGCAGRMGRMLLREVAVLPMAELSGGTDRPGGYEIGTDLGTLAGLDPIGVTVGDNPDMLFGASDVVIDFTTPTATVGHAGLAARHGAALVVGTTGLSAPQMDVLRDAGTKVPVVQAANMSLGVNLLLGLVKRVSAALEASDWDIEIVEMHHRHKVDAPSGTALALGRAAAEGRGVDLDAVKETVRDGHTGPRQPGDIGFATLRGGDVVGDHTVVFAGAGERLELTHKAGDRAIFAKGAVRAALWAANQKPGFYGMEDVLGL